The following proteins are co-located in the Panthera tigris isolate Pti1 chromosome F2, P.tigris_Pti1_mat1.1, whole genome shotgun sequence genome:
- the PABPC1 gene encoding polyadenylate-binding protein 1 isoform X2 — MNPSAPSYPMASLYVGDLHPDVTEAMLYEKFSPAGPILSIRVCRDMITRRSLGYAYVNFQQPADAERALDTMNFDVIKGKPVRIMWSQRDPSLRKSGVGNIFIKNLDKSIDNKALYDTFSAFGNILSCKVVCDENGSKGYGFVHFETQEAAERAIEKMNGMLLNDRKVFVGRFKSRKEREAELGARAKEFTNVYIKNFGEDMDDERLKDLFGPALSVKVMTDESGKSKGFGFVSFERHEDAQKAVDEMNGKELNGKQIYVGRAQKKVERQTELKRKFEQMKQDRITRYQGVNLYVKNLDDGIDDERLRKEFSPFGTITSAKVMMEGGRSKGFGFVCFSSPEEATKAVTEMNGRIVATKPLYVALAQRKEERQAHLTNQYMQRMASVRAVPNPVINPYQPAPPSGYFMAAIPQTQNRAAYYPPSQIAQLRPSPRWTAQGARPHPFQNMPGAIRPAAPRPPFSTMRPASSQVPRVMSTQRVANTSTQTMGPRPAAAAAAATPAVRTVPQYKYAAGVRNPQQHLNAQPQVTMQQPAVHVQGQEPLTASMLASAPPQEQKQMLGERLFPLIQAMHPTLAGKITGMLLEIDNSELLHMLESPESLRSKVDEAVAVLQAHQAKEAAQKAVNSATGVPTV; from the exons ATGAACCCCAGCGCCCCCAGCTACCCCATGGCCTCGCTCTACGTGGGGGACCTACACCCCGACGTGACCGAGGCGATGCTCTACGAGAAGTTCAGCCCGGCCGGGCCCATCCTCTCCATCCGGGTCTGCAGGGACATGATCACCCGCCGCTCCTTGGGCTACGCGTATGTGAACTTCCAGCAGCCGGCGGACG CGGAGCGTGCTTTGGACACCATGAATTTTGATGTTATAAAGGGCAAGCCAGTACGCATCATGTGGTCTCAGCGTGATCCATCACTTCGCAAAAGTGGAGTGGGCaacatattcattaaaaatttggaCAAATCCATTGATAATAAAGCACTGTATGATACATTTTCTGCTTTTGGTAACATCCTTTCATGTAAG GTGGTTTGTGATGAAAATGGTTCCAAAGGTTATGGATTTGTACATTTTGAGACACAGGAAGCAGCTGAAAGAGCTATTGAAAAAATGAATGGGATGCTTCTAAATGATCGCAAAGT atttgttGGACGATTTAAGTCTCGTAAAGAACGAGAAGCAGAACTCGGAGCTAGGGCAAAAGAGTTCACCAATGTTTACATCAAGAATTTTGGAGAAGATATGGATGATGAGCGCCTTAAGGATCTCTTTG gaCCTGCCTTAAGTGTGAAAGTAATGACTGATGAAAGTGGAAAATCCAAAGGTTTTGGATTTGTAAGCTTCGAAAGGCATGAAGATGCACAGAAA GCTGTGGATGAGATGAACGGGAAGGAGCTCAATGGAAAACAAATTTACGTTGGTCGAGCTCAGAAAAAAGTGGAACGGCAGACGGAACTTAAGCGCAAATTTGAACAGATGAAGCAAGATAGGATCACCAGATACCAG ggtGTTAACCTTTATGTGAAAAATCTTGATGATGGTATTGATGATGAACGTCTCCGGAAAGAGTTTTCTCCTTTTGGTACAATCACTAGTGCAAAG GTCATGATGGAGGGTGGTCGCAGCAAAGGGTTTGGTTTTGTATGTTTCTCCTCCCCAGAAGAAGCCACAAAAGCAGTTACAGAAATGAATGGTAGAATTGTGGCCACCAAGCCATTGTATGTAGCTTTAGCTCAGCGCAAAGAAGAGCGCCAGGCTCACCTCACTAACCAGTATATGCAGAGAATGGCAAGTGTCCGAGCTGTGCCCAACCCTGTAATCAACCCCTACCAGCCAGCACCTCCTTCAGGTTACTTCATGGCAGCTATCCCACAG ACTCAGAACCGTGCTGCGTACTACCCTCCTAGCCAGATTGCTCAACTCAGACCAAGTCCTCGCTGGACTGCTCAGGGTGCCAGACCTCATC CATTCCAAAATATGCCCGGTGCTATCCGCCCAGCCGCTCCTAGACCACCATTTAGTACTATGAGACCAGCTTCTTCACAGGTTCCACGAGTCATGTCCACACAGCGTGTTG CTAACACGTCAACACAGACGATGGGTCCACGTCCTGCAGCTGCTGCCGCTGCAGCCACTCCTGCGGTCCGCACCGTTCCACAGTATAAGTACGCCGCCGGGGTCCGCAATCCGCAGCAGCATCTGAATGCACAGCCGCAAGTTACCATGCAGCAG cCTGCTGTCCATGTACAAGGTCAGGAGCCTTTGACTGCTTCCATGTTGGCATCTGCCCCTCCTCAAGAGCAAAAGCAAATGTTGG GTGAGCGGCTCTTTCCTCTAATTCAAGCCATGCACCCTACTCTTGCTGGTAAAATCACTGGCATGTTGTTGGAGATTGATAATTCAGAACTTCTTCATATGCTTGAGTCTCCAGAGTCTCTCCGTTCTAAA GTTGACGAAGCTGTAGCCGTACTACAAGCCCACCAAGCGAAAGAGGCTGCCCAGAAAGCAGTTAACAGTGCCACTGGTGTTCCAACTGTTTAA
- the PABPC1 gene encoding polyadenylate-binding protein 1 isoform X1 — MNPSAPSYPMASLYVGDLHPDVTEAMLYEKFSPAGPILSIRVCRDMITRRSLGYAYVNFQQPADAERALDTMNFDVIKGKPVRIMWSQRDPSLRKSGVGNIFIKNLDKSIDNKALYDTFSAFGNILSCKVVCDENGSKGYGFVHFETQEAAERAIEKMNGMLLNDRKVFVGRFKSRKEREAELGARAKEFTNVYIKNFGEDMDDERLKDLFGKFGPALSVKVMTDESGKSKGFGFVSFERHEDAQKAVDEMNGKELNGKQIYVGRAQKKVERQTELKRKFEQMKQDRITRYQGVNLYVKNLDDGIDDERLRKEFSPFGTITSAKVMMEGGRSKGFGFVCFSSPEEATKAVTEMNGRIVATKPLYVALAQRKEERQAHLTNQYMQRMASVRAVPNPVINPYQPAPPSGYFMAAIPQTQNRAAYYPPSQIAQLRPSPRWTAQGARPHPFQNMPGAIRPAAPRPPFSTMRPASSQVPRVMSTQRVANTSTQTMGPRPAAAAAAATPAVRTVPQYKYAAGVRNPQQHLNAQPQVTMQQPAVHVQGQEPLTASMLASAPPQEQKQMLGERLFPLIQAMHPTLAGKITGMLLEIDNSELLHMLESPESLRSKVDEAVAVLQAHQAKEAAQKAVNSATGVPTV, encoded by the exons ATGAACCCCAGCGCCCCCAGCTACCCCATGGCCTCGCTCTACGTGGGGGACCTACACCCCGACGTGACCGAGGCGATGCTCTACGAGAAGTTCAGCCCGGCCGGGCCCATCCTCTCCATCCGGGTCTGCAGGGACATGATCACCCGCCGCTCCTTGGGCTACGCGTATGTGAACTTCCAGCAGCCGGCGGACG CGGAGCGTGCTTTGGACACCATGAATTTTGATGTTATAAAGGGCAAGCCAGTACGCATCATGTGGTCTCAGCGTGATCCATCACTTCGCAAAAGTGGAGTGGGCaacatattcattaaaaatttggaCAAATCCATTGATAATAAAGCACTGTATGATACATTTTCTGCTTTTGGTAACATCCTTTCATGTAAG GTGGTTTGTGATGAAAATGGTTCCAAAGGTTATGGATTTGTACATTTTGAGACACAGGAAGCAGCTGAAAGAGCTATTGAAAAAATGAATGGGATGCTTCTAAATGATCGCAAAGT atttgttGGACGATTTAAGTCTCGTAAAGAACGAGAAGCAGAACTCGGAGCTAGGGCAAAAGAGTTCACCAATGTTTACATCAAGAATTTTGGAGAAGATATGGATGATGAGCGCCTTAAGGATCTCTTTGGCAAGTTTG gaCCTGCCTTAAGTGTGAAAGTAATGACTGATGAAAGTGGAAAATCCAAAGGTTTTGGATTTGTAAGCTTCGAAAGGCATGAAGATGCACAGAAA GCTGTGGATGAGATGAACGGGAAGGAGCTCAATGGAAAACAAATTTACGTTGGTCGAGCTCAGAAAAAAGTGGAACGGCAGACGGAACTTAAGCGCAAATTTGAACAGATGAAGCAAGATAGGATCACCAGATACCAG ggtGTTAACCTTTATGTGAAAAATCTTGATGATGGTATTGATGATGAACGTCTCCGGAAAGAGTTTTCTCCTTTTGGTACAATCACTAGTGCAAAG GTCATGATGGAGGGTGGTCGCAGCAAAGGGTTTGGTTTTGTATGTTTCTCCTCCCCAGAAGAAGCCACAAAAGCAGTTACAGAAATGAATGGTAGAATTGTGGCCACCAAGCCATTGTATGTAGCTTTAGCTCAGCGCAAAGAAGAGCGCCAGGCTCACCTCACTAACCAGTATATGCAGAGAATGGCAAGTGTCCGAGCTGTGCCCAACCCTGTAATCAACCCCTACCAGCCAGCACCTCCTTCAGGTTACTTCATGGCAGCTATCCCACAG ACTCAGAACCGTGCTGCGTACTACCCTCCTAGCCAGATTGCTCAACTCAGACCAAGTCCTCGCTGGACTGCTCAGGGTGCCAGACCTCATC CATTCCAAAATATGCCCGGTGCTATCCGCCCAGCCGCTCCTAGACCACCATTTAGTACTATGAGACCAGCTTCTTCACAGGTTCCACGAGTCATGTCCACACAGCGTGTTG CTAACACGTCAACACAGACGATGGGTCCACGTCCTGCAGCTGCTGCCGCTGCAGCCACTCCTGCGGTCCGCACCGTTCCACAGTATAAGTACGCCGCCGGGGTCCGCAATCCGCAGCAGCATCTGAATGCACAGCCGCAAGTTACCATGCAGCAG cCTGCTGTCCATGTACAAGGTCAGGAGCCTTTGACTGCTTCCATGTTGGCATCTGCCCCTCCTCAAGAGCAAAAGCAAATGTTGG GTGAGCGGCTCTTTCCTCTAATTCAAGCCATGCACCCTACTCTTGCTGGTAAAATCACTGGCATGTTGTTGGAGATTGATAATTCAGAACTTCTTCATATGCTTGAGTCTCCAGAGTCTCTCCGTTCTAAA GTTGACGAAGCTGTAGCCGTACTACAAGCCCACCAAGCGAAAGAGGCTGCCCAGAAAGCAGTTAACAGTGCCACTGGTGTTCCAACTGTTTAA